gatcccagatcccaagggAGGTGCAGGTGGGATCCCtctgatcccagatcccaagggAGGTGCAGGTGTGATCCCtctgatcccagatcccaagggAGGTGCAGGTGGGATCCCTCTGacccagatcccagatcccaagggAGGTGTGACCCCTGCTCTGGATCCTAGATCCCAAAGGAGACGCGGGTGGGATCCCTCTGatccagatcccagatcccaagggAGATGTGACCCCTGCTCtggatcccagatcccaagggAGGTGCAGGTGGGACCCTCCATGTTCtagatcccagatcccaaaggAGACGCAGGTGGGATCCCTCTGATCCAGATCCCAAGGGAGGTGCAGGTGGGATCCCCCTGacccagatcccagatcccaagggAAATGTGACCCCTGATCCggatcccagatcccaagggAGGTGCAGGTGGGATCCCCCTGatccagatcccagatcccaagggAGGTGCAGGTGTGATCCCTCTGacccagatcccagatcccaaaggAGACGCAGGTGGGATCCCCCTGacccagatcccagatcccaagggAGGTGTGACCCCTGatccagatcccagatcccaagggAGGTGCAGGTATGATCCCtctgatcccagatcccaaaggAGACGCAGGTGGGATCCCTCTGACCCAGATCCCAGGGGAGGCACAGCTGGGCCCCCCCAGCCTCAGGCTCGGGGCTCACCTGGCCCAGGTGAGAccccagcaggaaaagcagagccgGAGCAGACGGAGAGCAAAGCCAAACTCTTGAAACACACGGACTCGGCACGGGGGGCAGGGGGGCAGTCCCtgggggtgggatttgggattctcccccgggcggggccgggaTGGACGGATGGAGCCCGTCAGGAGCCCGGGCAGGTGGGACGGGGATCAGTGCAGCCGAGGGCAGGAGCCATAAAGTGCAGCGAAGCTTCCCGGAGCTcccggcgcggctccggcagCGGCTCCGGAGCTCCGGGATTCCTGGGGGGCTCCAGTgtccggggggggggggggggacgggggacacggggacaccgggggggacACGGCTCAGGAAGGACCAGCGGCGCCAGGACGGGGCCGGGTCCCATCCCGGGTCTGTTCCTGGCTCCGTTCCCGGTTCCATTGCTGGTTTGGTTGCCAGTCCTGGCTCCGTTCCCGGTTCCTTTCCTGGTGCCAGTTCTGTTCCTGGTTCCATTCCCAGTTCCTTTCCTGGTGCCAGTTCTGTTCCTGGTTCCGTTCCCAGTCCTGGTTCCATTCCCAGTTCTGTTCCTGGTTCCATTCCCGGTTCCTTTCCTGGTGCCAGTTCTGTTCCTGGTTCCGTTCCCAGTTCTGTTCCTGGTGCCAGTTCTGTTCCTGGTTCCTTTCCCAGTCCTGGTTCCGTTCCCAGTTCCTTTCCTGGTGCCAGTTCTGTTCCTGGTTCCTTTCCCAGTCCTGGTTCTGTTCCCAGTTCTGTTCCTGGTTCCATTCCCAGTTCCTTTCCTGGTGCCAGTTCTGTTCCTGGTTCCGTTCCCAGTTCTGGTTCCATTCCCAGTTCCTTTCCTGGTACCAGTTCTGTTCCTGGTTCCATTCCCAGTTCTGTTCCTGGTACCAGTTCTGTTCCTGGTTCCATTCCCAGTTCTGTTCCTGGTACCAGTTCTGTTCCTGGTTCCATTCCCAGTTCCTTTCCTGGTGCCAGTTCTGTTCCTGGTTCCGTTCCCAGTTCCTTTCCTGGTGCCAGTTCTGTTCCTGGTTCCTTTCCCAGTCCTGGTTCCATTCCCAGTTCCTTTCCTGGTGCCAGTTCTGTTCCTGGTTCCATTCCCAGTTCTGTTCCTGGTTCCATTCCCAGTTCCTTTCCTGGTGCCAGTTCTGTTCCTGGTTCCGTTCCCAGTTCCATTCCCGGTTCCTTTTCTGGTGCCAGTTCTGTTCCTGGTTCCATTCCCAGTCCTGGTTCCATTCCCAGTTCCTTTCCTGGTACCAGTTCTGTTCCTGGTTCCATTCCCAGTTCCTTTCCTGGTACCAGTTCTGTTCCTGGTTCCGTTCCCAGTTCTGTTCCTGGTTCCATTCCCAGTTCTGTTCCTGGTTCCATTCCCAGTTCTGTTCCTGGTtccgttcccattcccgttcctgGTTCCGTTCCCAGTCCTGGTTCCATTCCTGGTTCCGTTCCCGTTGCTGGTGCTGGTTTGGTTCCCAGTTCCTTTCCCAGTCCCAGTTTCATTCCCAGTTCCGTTCCCGGTGCTGGTTTGGTTCCCAGTCCATTTCCAGTCCCATTGCTGGTTCCGTTCCCGTTGCCGGTTCCCTTCCCGGTGTCTCGGATCCCGCCGGGAATCTCACATGCACATCACCTGCAGCCTGCAATGAGGACACGCAGGGTCACCTGCCTCACCTGCGGCCACgcccgccctgccccgccctgccccgccctGCCCACCTGTCCCCCTCGATGCCGCCGCCCTCGGGGTCGCCGCTGTCGCCCTTCTCGGTGTCGCCCTCGCCCAGGTCCATGTCCAGCTCGTTCCCGGTGTCCGGGCGGGTGTAGGCGTAGCCACTGCGGGGAAGGGCcagaattccagggaatccCCTCGGGGACGGCCCCTGGAATTCCGGGAATCCCCTCGGGAATGGCCCCTGGAATTCCGGGAATCCCCTTGGGAATAGCccctggaattctgggaatccCCTCGAGaacagccccccccccccccccagaattGCACAGAATCCCCTTGGGAATGGAccctggaattctgggaatccCCTTGGGAATGGACCCTGGAATTCCGGGAATCCCCTCGGGAATGGCCCCTGGAATTCCGGGAATCCCCTTGGGAATGGCCCCTGGAATTCCAAGGAATCCAGCCTCTGGAATTCCGGGGAATCCCCTCGGGAATGGAccctggaattctgggaatcaCCTTGGGGATGGACCCTGGAATCCCCTTGAGAATGGCCCtcagaattccagggaaatccCCTCAGGAATGACCCCTGGAATTCCGGGGAATCCCCTCCGGAACAGCCCCTGGAATCCCCTGGGGAATGCCCCCCTGAATTCTGGGAACCCCCTGGGAATGCCCGTGGAATCCCCTGAGAAATGCCCCCCGGAATTCCAGGAATCCCCATGGGAATGCCCCCTGGAATTCCGGGGATCCCCTGAGAAACAccccctggaattccaggaatcCCATGGGGAATGCCCCCTGGAATTCCGGGGATCCCTATGGGAATGCCCCTGGAATTCCGGGAATCCCTATGGGAATGCCCCCTGGAATTCCGGGGATCCCTATGGGGAATGCCCCCCTGGAATTCTGGGAACCCCCTGGGGAATGCCCGTGGAATCCCCTGAGAAACACCCCCGGGAATTCCAGGGATCCCTATGGGAATGCCCCCTGGAATTCCGGGGATCCCTATGGGAATGCCCCCGGGAATTCCGGGGATCCCTATGGGAATGccccctggaattccaggaatcCCCCAAGGAATGCCCCCCGGAATTCCAGGGATCCCTATGGGAATGCCCCCTGGAATCCCCTGGGGAATGCCCATGGAATCCCCTGAGAAACACCCCCGGGAATTCCAGGGATCCCTATGGGAATGCCCCTGGGAATTCCGGGGATCCCATGGGGAATGCCCCCCGGAATTCCAGGGATCCCTATGGGAATGccccctggaattccaggaatcCCCTGGGAAACGCCCCCCCGGAATTCCAGGGATCCCCATGGGAATGCCCCCGGGAATTCCGGGGATCCCTATGGGAATgcccctgggaattccaggaatccCTATGGGAATGCCCCCGGGAATTCTGGGGATCCCTGTGGGAATGCCCCCCGAATTCCGGGGATCCCTATGGGAATGCCCCCTGGAATTCCGGGGATCCCCTGGGGAATGCCCCCTGGAATCCCCTGGGGAACGCCCCCTGGAATTCCGGGAATCCCATGGGGAATGCCCCCTGGAATCCCCTGGGGAATGCCCATGGAATCCCCTGAGAAACGCCCCCCCGGAATTCCAGGAATCCCCATGGGAATGCCccctggaattctgggaatccCTATGGGAATGCCccctggaattctgggaatccATGGGGAATGCCCCCTGGAATTCCGGGGATCCCTATGGGAATGCACCTGGGAATTCCGGGGATCCCATGGGGAATGCCCCCCTGAATTCTGGGAACCCCATGGGGAATGCCCGTGGAATCCCCTGAGAAACAccccctggaattccaggaatcCCCATGGGAATGCCccctggaattctgggaatccCCTGGGAATGCCCGTGGAATCCCCTGAGAAACACCCCCGGGAATTCCACGGATCCCTATGGGAATGCCCCTGGGAATTCCGGGGATCCCATGGGAATGCCCCCTGGAATTCCGGGGATCCCTATGGGGAATGCCCCCTGGAATCCCCTGGGGAATGCCCCTGGAATTCCGGGGATCCCTATGGGAATGCCCCTGGAATTCCGGGGATCCCATGGGGAATGCCCATGGAATCCCCTGAGAAACGCCCCCCCAGAATTCCAGGAATCCCCATGGGAATGCCCCCTGGAATTCCGGGGATCCCATGGGGAATGCcccctggaattccagggatCCCTATGGGAATGCCCCCCGGAATTCCGGGGATCCCATGGGAATGCCCCCCGGAATTCCAGGAATCCCTATGGGAATGCCCCCTGGAATTCCGGGGATCCCATGGGGAATGCCCCCCGAATTCCGGGGATCCCTATGGGAATGCCCCTGGGAATTCCGGGGATCCCCTGGGGAATGCCCCCTGGAATCCCCTGGGGAACGCCCCCTGGAATTCCGGGAATCCCATGGGGAATGCCCCCTGGAATCCCCTGGGGAATGCCCATGGAATCCCCTGAGAAACACCCCCGGGAATTCCAGGGATCCCTATGGGAATGCCCCTGGGAATTCCGGGGATCCCATGGGGAATGCCCCCCCGGAATTCCAGGGATCCCTATGGGAATGccccctggaattccaggaatcCCCTGGGAAACGCCCCCCCGGAATTCCAGGGATCCCCATGGGAATGCCCCCGGGAATTCCGGGGATCCCTATGGGAATGCCCCCGGAATTCCGGGGATCCCATGGGGAATGCCCCCGGGAATTCTGGGGATCCCATGGGGAATGCCCCCTGGAATTCCGGGAATCCCATGGGGAATGCCCCCTGGAATCCCCTGGGGAATGCCCATGGAATCCCCTGAGAAACGCccccaggaattccagggatCCCTATGGGAATGCCCCCTGGAATTCTGGGGATCCCATGGGGAATGCccccaggaattccagggatCCCTATGGGAATGCCCCCTGGAATCCCCTGGGGAACGCCCCCTGGAATTCCGGGAATCCCATGGGGAATGCCCCCTGGAATCCCCTGGGGAATGCCCATGGAATCCCCTGAGAAACGCccccaggaattccagggatCCCTATGGGAATGCCCCGGGAATTCCGGGGATCCCTATGGGAATGCCCCCGGGAATTCCAGGAATCCCCTGGGAAACGCCCCCTGGAATCCACCTGGGGAACGCCCCCTGGAATTCCGGGGATCCCTATGGGAATGCCCCCTGGAATTCCGGGGATCCCTATGGGAATGCCCCTGGAATTCCGGGAATCCCATGGGGAATGCCCCCTGGAATTCCGGGGATCCCTATGGGAATGCACCTGGGAATTCCGGGGATCCCATGGGGAATGCCCCCCCTGAATTCTGGGAACCCCATGGGGAATGCCCGTGGAATCCCCTGAGAAACAccccctggaattccaggaatcCCCATGGGAATGCCccctggaattctgggaatccCCTGGGAATGCCCGTGGAATCCCCTGAGAAACACCCCCGGGAATTCCACGGATCCCTATGGGAATGCCCCTGGGAATTCCGGGGATCCCATGGGAATGCCCCCTGGAATTCCGGGGATCCCTATGGGGAATGCCCCCTGGAATCCCCTGGGGAATGCCCCCTGGAACACCCTGGGGAATGCCCCTGGAATTCCGGGGATCCCTATGGGAATGCCCCTGGAATTCCGGGGATCCCTATGGGGAATGCCCCCTGGAATCCCCTGGGGAATGCCCGTGGAATCCCCTGAGAAACGCCCCCCAGAATTCCAGGAATCCCCATGGGAATGCCCCCTGGAATTCCGGGGATCCCATGGGGAATGCcccctggaattccagggatCCCTATGGGAATGCCCCCCGGAATTCCGGGGATCCCATGGGAATGCCCCCCGGAATTCCAGGAATCCCTATGGGAATGCCCCCCGGAATTCTGGGGATCCCATGGGGAATGCCCCCCAAATTCTGGGAACCCCCTGGGGAATGCCCGTGGAATCCCCTGAGAAACGCCCCCCGGAATTCCAGGGATCCCCATGGGAATGCCCCCTGGAATTCCGGGGATCCCATGGGAATGCCcccgggaattccgggaatcCCTATGGGAATGccccaggaattccagggatCCCTATGGGAATGCCCCCCGAATTCCGGGGATCCCGACCTGATGGAGCGGCAGGTGAAGAAGACGATCCTCTTGAGCCTCTTGTTGTAGAAGAAGTAATTGAAGGACCAGAGGCTCCCGTCCTCCCCGAAGGGATCCGAGTCCAGGTCCGGGTTGTAGCTGGGAGCGGGAAAAGCGGGAATGCCACTcatgggactgggattggggaACGCGGGAATGTCACGGGACTGGGACGGGAACAGCGGGAATGTCACGGGACTGGGACAGGAAACGCGGGAATGTCACAGGATTGGGACAGGAAACGTGGGAATGTCACTcatgggactgggattggggaACGTGGGAATGTCACGGGACTGGGGACAGGAACAGCGGGAATGtcacaggatggggacaggaaaCGCGGGAATGTCACTCATGGGACTGGGACAGGAAACGTGGGAATGTCACTCATGGGACTGGGATTAGGGAACGCGGGAATGTCACGGGACTGGGACGGGAAACGCGGGAATGTCACGGGACTGCGACAGGAAATGTGGGAATGTCACTCATGGGACTGGGACAGGAAACGTGGGAATGTCACTCATGGGACTGGGACAGGAAACGTGGGAATGCCACTcatgggactgggactggggaaCGCGGGAATGTCACGGGACTGGGACGGGAAACGGGGGAATGTCACTcatgggactgggattggggaACGTGGCAATGTCACGGATTAGGGACAGGAAACGCGGGAATGTCACGGATTAGGGACAGGAAACGTGGGAATGTCACTCATGGGACTGGGACAGGAAACGTGGGAAAGTCACGGGATTGGGACAGGAAACGCGGGAATGTCACTcatgggactgggattggggaatgtgggaatgtcACGGGACTGGGACAGGAAACGCGGGAATGTCACAGGATTGGGGACAGGAAACGTGGGAATGTCACAGATTAGGGACAGGAAACGTGGGAATGTCACTCATGGGACTGGGACAGGAACAGCGGGAATGTCACGGGATTGGGACAGGAAACGTGGGAATGTAATGGGATTGGGACAGGAAACGTGGGAATGTCACAGGGTTGGGGACAGGAAACGTGGGAATGTCACTCATGGGACTGGGACAGGAAACGTGGGAATGTCACGGATTGGGGACAGGAAACATGGGAATGTCACTcatgggactgggattggggaACGTGGGAATGTCATGGGACTGGGACAGGAACAGCGGGAATGTCACGGGACTGGGACAGGAAACGCGGGAATGTCACAGGGTTGGGGACAGGAAACGTGGGAATGCCACTCATGGGATTGGGGACAGGAACAGCGGGAAAGGCCTGGATGCatgggaacagggctgggatccctcgggcagggctgggatccctTGGGAAGGGCCGGGATCCCTCGGatcaggaagggctgggatccctcaggaagggctgggatccctcaggaagggctgggatccCTTGGGAAGGGCCGGGATCCCTCAGGATCAGGAAGGGCCGGGATCCCAGAGGatcgggcagggctgggatccctTGGGatcaggaagggctgggatccCTTGGGatcaggaagggctgggatccCTCAGGAAGGGCCGGGATCCCTCGGGATCAGGAAGGGCCGGGATCCCTCGGGATCAGGAAGGTGCCCCCGTACCTGTAGATGTCGCACTCGGCCAGGCAGATCTCCTCATCCACCGCGTCCCACAGCAGCGGCTTCAGCGCCTTGAAATCCTCGCGCACGGCCGAGAAGAGGCTGCAGTTCACGGCATTCACCACCTGGGACACGGGaatgggacatgggacatgggacacgggaatggggacacgggaatggggacagggacacgggaatggggacagggacacgggaatagggacagggacacagaacGGGGATGAAATCCTCGCGCACGGCCGAGAAGAGGCTGCAGTTCACGGCATTCACCACCtgggacacgggaatggggacagggacacgggaatgggacacgggaatgggacacgggaatggggacagggacacgggaatggggatggggacaagggaatggggacagggacacgggaatggggacatgggaatggggacagggacacgggaatggggacagggacaggggaatggggacagggacacgggaatggggacacgggaacggggacagggacacgggaatggggacagggacacgggaatggggacggggacacgggaatggggacagggacagggacatgggaatagggacagggacacgggaatggggatggggacatgggaatggggacagggacacgggaatggggatggggacatgggaatggggacacgggaatggggacagggacacgggaatggggacagggacacagaacGGGGATGAAATCCTCGCGCACGGCCGAGAAGAGGCTGCAGTTCACGGCATTCACCACCTGGGACACGGGACATGGGACACGGGACATGGGAAtgggacacgggaatggggacagggacacgggacatgggaatggggacacgggaatgggacacgggacatgggaatggggacagggacacgggaatggggacacgggaatggggacagggacatgggaatggggacagggacacgggaatggggacagggacacagaacAGGGATGAAATCCTCGCGCACGGCCGAGAAGAGGCTGCAGTTCACGGCATTCACCACCTGGGACACGGGAATGGGACACGGGACATGGGAATGGGAcacaggaatggggacagggacacgggaatggggacagggacacagaacagggacagggacacagaacGGGGATGAAATCCTCGCGCACGGGCCGAGAAGAGGCTGCAGTTCACGGCATTCACCACCTGGGACACGGGAatgggacatgggacacgggaatggggacacgggaacagggacagggacacgggaatggggacagggacagggacacgggaatggggacaggggacacagaaCAGGGATGAAATCCTCGCGCACGGCCGAGAAGAGGCTGCAGTTCACGGCATTCACCACCTGGGACACGGGAatgggacatgggacacgggaatgggacacgggacacgggaatgggacacgggaacagggacagggacacagaacAGGGATGAAATCCTCGTGCACGGCCGAGAAGAGGCTGCAGTTCACGGCATTCACCACCTGGGACACGGGaatgggacatgggacatgggaatggggacagggacacgggaacgGGACAtgggacacgggaatggggacagggacacagaacGGGGATGAAATCCTCGCGCACGGCCGAGAAGAGGCTGCAGTTCACGGCATTCACCACCTGGGACACGGGACATGGGACACGGGACAtgggacacgggaatggggacagggacacgggaatggggacacgggaatgggaACACGGGAAtgggacacgggaatggggacagggacacgggaatggggacagggacacagaacAGGGATGAAATCCTCGTGCACGGCCGAGAAGAGGCTGCAGTTCACGGCATTCACCACCTGGGACACGGGaatgggacatgggacatgggaatggggacagggacacagaacAGGGATGAAATCCTCGCGCACGGCCGAGAAGAGGCTGCAGTTCACGGCATTCACCACCTGGGACACGGGAatgggacacggggacatgggaatgggacatgggacacgggaatggggacagggacacgggaatggggacagggacacagaacGGGGATGAAATCCTCGCGCACGGCCGAGAAGAGGCTGCAGTTCACGGCATTCACCACCTGGGACACGGGAATGGGACACGGGACATGGGAatgggacatgggacacgggaatggggacacgggaatggggacagggacacgggaatggggacacgggaatggggacagggacacagaacAGGGATGAAATCCTCGCGCACGGCCGAGAAGAGGCTGCAGTTCACGGCATTCACCACCTGGGACACGGGAATGGGACACGGGACATGGGaatgggggacagggacacgggaatggggacagggacacgggaatggggacaaggacagggacacgggaatggggacagggacacaggaatggGGATAGGGAcaagggaatggggacagggacacaggaatggggacagggacacgggaatgggaatggggacacgggaacagggacagggacacgggaatggggacagggacacgggaatggggacacgggaatggggacagggacacggaacagggacagggacacgggaatggggacagggacacgggaatgaggacacgggaatggggacagggacacggaacagggacagggacacgggaatggggacacgggaatggggacagggacacaggaatgggacacgggaacgggaatggggacagggacacagaacGGGGATGAAATCCTCGCGCACGGCCGAGAAGAGGCTGCAGTTCACGGCATTCACCACCtgggacacgggaatggggacagggacacgggaatggggacacgggaatggggacagggacacgggaatggggacagggacacgggaatggggacaggggacacagaacggggacagggacacagaacGGGGATGAAATCCTCGCGCACGGCCGAGAAGAGGCTGCAGTTCACGGCATTCACCACCtgggacacgggaatggggacagggacacgggaatgggacacgggacatgggaatgggacacgggaatggggacagggacacgggaatggggacagggacaggggaatggggacagggacacgggaatggggacacgggaacggggacagggacatgggaatggggatggggacacgggaatggggacacgggaatggggacacgggaatggggacagggacacgggaacggggacagggacacagaacatggggatggggacaggggacacagaacgtgggacagggacatgggaatGGGGACATAGACacaggaatggggatggggacaagggaatgggaacagggacacgggaatggggacagggacacgggaatggggatggggacaagggaaTGGGGACATAGACacaggaatggggatggggacaagggaatggggacagggacaagggaatggggacaaggacagggacacgggaatggggacagggacacgggaatggggatggggacatgggaatggggacagggacacgggaatggggacagggacacgggaatggggacagggacacgggaatggggacagggacacgggaatggggatggggacatgggaaTGGGGACATAGACacaggaatggggatggggacaagggaatggggacagggacacgggaatggggacagggacacgggaatggggacatgggaatggggacagggacacgggaatggggacagggacatgggaatggggacagggacacgggaatggggacggggacacgggaatggggacacgggaatggggacagggacacgggaatggggatggggacacgggaatggggac
This portion of the Vidua macroura isolate BioBank_ID:100142 unplaced genomic scaffold, ASM2450914v1 whyUn_scaffold_156, whole genome shotgun sequence genome encodes:
- the MAF1 gene encoding repressor of RNA polymerase III transcription MAF1 homolog, producing MKLLENSSFEAINSQLTVETGDAHIIGRIESYSCKLAGLDKQLFKHFCHEGQPHALEALSPPQSSGLSPGRQGEGPLSDTCSRKTLFYLIATLNEAFRPDYDFSAAKSHEFSREPSLNWVVNAVNCSLFSAVREDFKALKPLLWDAVDEEICLAECDIYSYNPDLDSDPFGEDGSLWSFNYFFYNKRLKRIVFFTCRSISGYAYTRPDTGNELDMDLGEGDTEKGDSGDPEGGGIEGDRLQVMCM